The following proteins are encoded in a genomic region of Musa acuminata AAA Group cultivar baxijiao unplaced genomic scaffold, Cavendish_Baxijiao_AAA HiC_scaffold_1119, whole genome shotgun sequence:
- the LOC135666691 gene encoding glucan endo-1,3-beta-D-glucosidase-like, giving the protein MAPAPVNLCLVLLLLLFLSSGGTINTVDAQKTWCVAKPSTSDTALKDNIEYACSQVDCSVTERGKPCFYPDTLISHASVAMNLYYQSRGRNHWNCYFNNSAVTTVTDPSYGACKYA; this is encoded by the exons ATGGCTCCAGCACCTGTGAACCTGTGTCTTGTTCTTCTGCTACTTCTCTTCCTTAGCTCTG GGGGAACTATCAACACAGTTGATGCCCAG AAAACATGGTGCGTGGCCAAACCTTCAACCAGTGATACAGCTCTGAAGGACAACATCGAGTACGCCTGTTCTCAGGTCGACTGCAGCGTGACTGAAAGGGGAAAGCCCTGCTTCTACCCTGACACACTGATCTCCCATGCTTCGGTGGCCATGAACCTCTACTATCAATCCCGGGGGAGGAACCACTGGAACTGCTACTTCAATAACTCTGCCGTCACCACGGTCACTGATCCAA GTTATGGAGCCTGCAAGTATGCTTAG